In the bacterium SCSIO 12741 genome, TACTGGTTCGGTCCTCCATTGCGTGTTACCGCAACTTCAACCTGGTCATGGGTAGATCACACGGTTTCGCGTCTACCCCCACTGACTGAATCGCCCTATTCAGACTCGCTTTCGCTTCGGCTACGACTCTGTAAGTCTTAACCTTGCCAGTGAGGAGTAACTCGTAGGCTCATTATGCAAAAGGCACGCCGTCACCCGAAGGCTCCGACCGCTTGTAAGCGTATGGTTTCAGGTACTATTTCACTCCCTTATTCAGGGTACTTTTCACCTTTCCCTCACGGTACTTGTTCACTATCGGTCTCTCAGGAGTATTTAGCCTTACCGGATGGTCCCGGCAGTTTCACACAGGGTTTCACGTGCCCCGCGCTACTCAGGATACTGTTAGGTATAAATTGCATTTCATGTACAGGGCTATCACCTTCTATGGCTTACCTTTCCAGGTAATTCTATTATACAACTTAAGTCCACATTACAGTCCTACAACCCCCAAATTGCCGAAACAACTTGGGTTTGGGCTAGTCCCCGTTCGCTCGCCACTACTTAGGGAATCACTTTTGTTTTCTTCTCCTCCGGGTACTTAGATGTTTCAGTTCCCCGGGTTTGCCTCCTCGAAAGGATAACTGGTCTTCAACCAGCTGGGTTGCCCCATTCGGAAATCTACGGATCGACACTCGTGTGCAGCTCCCCGTAGCTTTTCGCAGCTTACCACGTCCTTCTTCGCCTCTGAGAGCCAAGGCATCCACCATACGCCCTTAATTACTTCTCTTCTCCGCAATTGGCGATATATCCTAAAGCCTTGATCTAATTGTTTTCTTGTTACTCGTTGTTTTTACTTAGCTTCTCTCTTCTTTCGTCCAATATGTCAAAGAACTTCTTGTTTAGCAGCTTCCCTCTCTGCGCCTATAACTCCGTGATGTGTAAGAAAGAATAGAGTTATTGATCACTTCCTGAGTAAGCCTTTCTAACGGCTAAACTAAAAGTTGAATTACAAGGAATCGAACCTTGTTGTTTGCACCAGCAAATTCTGTTATTTAAAGAACATTCGTTGTTTGATTTATCATCTCACAACCTATTCGGCCATCTTTAATGACCTTTTGTGGAGAATATCGGAGTCGAACCGATGACCTCCTGCGTGCAAGGCAGGCGCTCTAGCCAGCTGAGCTAATCCCCCGGACAATCAGTATCGAGTTTGAGTTCGAGTGCGAGGTTTTCCTCGTTCTCTTTCTCTTATCTCGCTGCTGAGATTGTAGTCCCGGGCAGACTTGAACTGCCGACCCCTACATTATCAGTGTAGTGCTCTAACCAGCTGAGCTACGGGACTCTAAAAAGAGTGTAACCCCTCCGGTGGGAGCTTGGCTCACTCTGCACCAAAATTTTAAAAAGTTAAATAAGCACCAGACAGCTCTTTCATTGGAATTCATTGTTCTTATCCTTTTTGAAAGAGTATTTGTCTCTAAAAAGGAGGTATTCCAGCCGCACCTTCCGGTACGGCTACCTTGTTACGACTTAGCCCCAGTCACTAGTTTTACCCTAGGCAGCTCCTTTCGGTCACCGACTTCAGGTACCCCCAGCTTCCATGGCTTGACGGGCGGTGTGTACAAGGCCCGGGAACGTATTCACCGCGCCATGGCTGATGCGCGATTACTAGCGATTCCAGCTTCACGTAGTCGAGTTGCAGACTACGATCCGAACTGAGACCGGTTTTTGAGATTCGCATCCCCTCGCGGGGTAGCTGCCCTCTGTACCGGCCATTGTAGCACGTGTGTGGCCCAGGACGTAAGGGCCGTGATGATTTGACGTCATCCCCACCTTCCTCTCTGCTTACGCAGGCAGTTTCTCCAGAGTCCCCGGCATTACCCGATGGCAACTGAAAATAGGGGTTGCGCTCGTTATGGGACTTAACCCGACACCTCACGGCACGAGCTGACGACAACCATGCAGCACCTTGTAGATTGTCCGAAGAAGGGCTGGTTTCCCAGCCTGTCATTCTACATTTAAGCCCTGGTAAGGTTCCTCGCGTATCATCGAATTAAACCACATGCTCCACCGCTTGTGCGGGCCCCCGTCAATTCCTTTGAGTTTCATTCTTGCGAACGTACTCCCCAGGTGGGTCACTTAATGCTTTCGCTCAGCCACTGACAGTGTGTTGCCAACAGCGAGTGACCATCGTTTACGGCGTGGACTACCAGGGTATCTAATCCTGTTCGCTCCCCACGCTTTCGTGCATCAGCGTCAATACTAACTTAGTGAGCTGCCTTCGCAATCGGTGTTCTACGACATATCTATGCATTTCACCGCTACATGTCGTATTCCGCCCACTTCAAATAGATTCAAGCTTAACAGTATCAATGGCAGTTCCGGAGTTGAGCCCCGGGATTTCACCACTGACTTATTAAGCCGCCTACGCACCCTTTAAACCCAATGAATCCGGATAACGCTTGCACCCTCCGTATTACCGCGGCTGCTGGCACGGAGTTAGCCGGTGCTTATTCATTTGGTACATTCAGCCGCCTACACGTAGACGGGTTTATTCCCAAATAAAAGAAGTTTACAACCCATAAGGCAGTCTTCCTTCACGCGGCATGGCTGGGTCAGGCTCTCGCCCATTGCCCAATATTCCTCACTGCTGCCTCCCGTAGGAGTCTGGTCCGTGTCTCAGTACCAGTGTGGGGGTTCACCCTCTCAGGCCCCCTAAAGATCGTTGACTTGGTGAGCCGTTACCTCACCAACTATCTAATCTTACGCATGCCCATCTGTTACCACCGAAGTTTTAATTACAAAACCATGCGATTTCGTAATATTATGGGGTATTAATCCGAGTTTCCCCGGGCTATCCCCCTGTAACAGGTAGGTTGCATACGCGTTACGCACCCGTGCGCCGGTCGCCATCAATCCGAAGATTATGCTGCCCCTCGACTTGCATGTGTTAAGCCTGCCGCTAGCGTTCATCCTGAGCCAGGATCAAACTCTTCATTGTATAAAAGTGTTTAAAACTGACTCCCTCAAGAAATCGATAAGAGAATCCTAATGATTCGCTATCTAGTGCTATTCAACTTTTTCAAAGAACTTCTTCTGATCCGAAAATCAGAAATGTTCACTTATATCAATCTACACAACCCTTTCTCTTCAATTCATTTCTCTCGCCTCAATCAATCTCTCAATCTTCAGCTGTGTTGTGTGTCTTAATCTTTCGTAGAACGTTCCCCCTTAAACGGGCCGGCAAAAGTAAGAAGGTTTTCTTAATAACCAAGTAACTTTCTAAAAATATTTTTTTCGCCGATTTGTTTAAGAACGATACCCGTTTCGAACGGGGTGGCAAATATAAAAACAATTAAACCACCCACGCATCAAAAAACTTGAAAAATATTCTCAAAATGTTTTTAAAATCGCAGCAGCCTAATTATCAGGACTTAACAAATTGCGCGATGGTTTACCGGCAATAAAATCCTTTAAATAGAAGGGCTCAAAGTAGGCTGTATCTAAAAAACGCTGGTTTGAAAAAGCCGAAAACGCCAATTCATTCATTCCTTTTACAGAAGGAAAAATTTCCTCTACATAGACAAAGGAATCAGAATGGTCGGATTGATGAACAAACTTTTCTGCACCCGGACCAAACACAAAGACTCTCGAATAGTCATTGACGAGGGTGGAAAAAGAATCGGATTCTAAAACAATGGCCGCCGGTGGAAGCACTTCACTCAGCTCCGCATTATAAGCGGAAGCATAAACTTCCATGCGTCGAGCATCTAATAAGGAAAGAAAAGCATCCTTATCCTCTACCTTTATAATCCTGGATTGAACTTCAGCCGCCATAATTTGCAAACTGCTCAATCCTATAATAGGAATGTTCAAACCGAAGGCGAGTCCTTTGACTAAGGACACTCCAATTCTCAATCCGGTATAGGAGCCGGGCCCCATACCCACCGCCAAGGCATTTAAGTCTGATGATTTGACTTCAGTCTCTTTCAATAGATCTTCAACGAAAGGAGCTAAATTCTCGGAATGGGAGTAGCCTGAATTGACTTCTTTTATATGAATGACTTCATTTCCCCGAAACAATCCAACCGAGCAATTGGTGGTTGACGTTTCAATTCCTAATATGTAGGGTGTCATGTACTATTGTTTTTCTCCGGAAAAGTGGCTTTCGGGCTTCACCTCAACGGCTTTATCATTCAACAGCTTTCTGGAAACTGCTGAATAAGGTCCTTTTACCACTTCCCCTTCAAGGCTGTCAGCATCGAGCAACTGGATGTAATTTTCATCCTGAACACCCGTTTTTACAAATATGCGTTCAACCTTTCCGTTTCGGGAAACAAAAATACACTCATTCATTTCATCACGGTCAACGGTAGAAAGTAATTCTCCCGGTTTCAAACTATCCGGCCTGAGGGTTACAGACTGAATAGGCACGGCTACCACATTTTCTACCTTTTGAGTTTTGATTTCAACGGTTGCAGACATACCTGGCCTAAAAGGAGAAAAATACTCCCCTTTTCCTTCCATTAAATCTTGGTAGCTCTCTCTCACCAATCGGATGCGAACATCGAAGGTGGTGACTTGTTCGGTGGACGCCAACTTGTCGTTAGCAGAATTGGCAATTTCAGTTACGAGTCCCAAAAACTTTCTCTCGAGGTAGGCATCTACTTCCACTTCTACGGAATCGCCCATGCCCACGCGTACAATATCGCTTTCGTTTACTTCTACCTTAACCTCCATATTATCGAGATTGGCAATACGCAGCATTTCGGTACCGGTCATTTGTGCTGTACCCACTACTCGTTCACCGGCTTCCACTTCCAACCGGGTTACCGTTCCGGAGATCGGTGCATATAATGTGGTTCTTAAAAGATTTTCCCGAGCTTGACTAAGTTCTGCCTCGGTGCTTCTAACGGAATACTCTGCACCCTTTACCGATTCCTTTGCTGCATCTACTTCAGCCTGGGCTACTTCAAAAGCCGATCTCACCTGATCCAATTCAGCCTGAGACACCGCTCCCTGCTTCCATAACTTTTCGTTTCGGTCAAAATCCAACTGAGATTGCCTCAATCGGGCTTCGGATTGCAATTGCCTAGCCTTGGCGTTGGACAGATTGGCCTTAGTAGAATTGAGTGTCGCCTCCATCCGTTCTACAGAGGACTCCAAAATATCAGGATTGATACGAACCAAAAGTTGTCCAGAGTCTACAACGGCCCCTTCTTTTACTAATAGGTCTACTATCTCTCCAGAAACTTCGGAACTTATCTTTACTTCTTTCTCGGGTTGAATCTTTCCATTGGCTGTAACCGTCTCTACGATGGTCATTCGTTCTATTTTTTCCACATAGACTTCCGTACTTCCTCCACCGAACTGCTTCTTCCCTATAATTAGGAGTACCAAGATGAGCACAACGGCTCCGATAATCAACCAGGTATTCTTACTCATTTTCGATCTTATTTAAGGGTAAGTGGTTTACCCATGTAGAAATCCAGAATTTTTGATTTGAATACATAATCGTACTTAGCCTGCAATAAATTGGACTCAGCACGAATCAAGTTGTTTTTACTCTGGTTAAATTCCACTGCATTCATCATTCCTAATTCGTATCGCTTCTCGGCGTATTTATAGGACTCGCGGTTTGCCGCTACAGCCTTTTCATTGGACTGGTACTTTTTCAAAGCAGCCTGTGCATCGAAGTAGGCTTTTTTCACCGTTTCGTTAATCTGGTATTTTACCTGATCCAACTCGTTTTGACGAATCTCACGATTCACTTTAGCTCTGGAGATAGAGGTGTGAGTGCTCAAACCATTTAATATAGGAAGGGTGAATGTGAACCCGATGGATTGGTTGAAGTTGTCGTTTACCTGATCACCAAATGGCTTAATGGCCGCATAGTCATAAGATGGTCGCAAAACATCTTCACCTGTTTCAGTGACTCCAATCGTTTCAACCCCGGTAAGGTAGGCCGAGTTTGGATCTACATTTTTTCCTGAGTAACCTGAACCGACAGATCCTTGAAGAACCAAAGACGGGCTCATTTTACCCCGCTCCATGGATAAAGCCTTAACTGATGATTCGTAACGCATCTCGGCACTTTTAACTTCAGGCAGACTTTGGACGGCCTTGTTGTATACGAAGGCTGGTGTAGCATCCAAAGAAGTTACATCCTCAATGTTCAATTCAGGTTTATCAATAGCAAAGGAGGTTACCGAATCGATGCGCATCAGAATCAGCAGCTTTAGGTAAGAAAGCTCCATGTTGTTTTGAGCATTAACCTCGTTTAATTCCTCATTGGCCAATTGAGCCTGCATGTCCATCAAATTGCCCATGGGAAGGCTACCGG is a window encoding:
- the tsaB gene encoding tRNA (adenosine(37)-N6)-threonylcarbamoyltransferase complex dimerization subunit type 1 TsaB translates to MTPYILGIETSTTNCSVGLFRGNEVIHIKEVNSGYSHSENLAPFVEDLLKETEVKSSDLNALAVGMGPGSYTGLRIGVSLVKGLAFGLNIPIIGLSSLQIMAAEVQSRIIKVEDKDAFLSLLDARRMEVYASAYNAELSEVLPPAAIVLESDSFSTLVNDYSRVFVFGPGAEKFVHQSDHSDSFVYVEEIFPSVKGMNELAFSAFSNQRFLDTAYFEPFYLKDFIAGKPSRNLLSPDN
- a CDS encoding efflux RND transporter periplasmic adaptor subunit — encoded protein: MSKNTWLIIGAVVLILVLLIIGKKQFGGGSTEVYVEKIERMTIVETVTANGKIQPEKEVKISSEVSGEIVDLLVKEGAVVDSGQLLVRINPDILESSVERMEATLNSTKANLSNAKARQLQSEARLRQSQLDFDRNEKLWKQGAVSQAELDQVRSAFEVAQAEVDAAKESVKGAEYSVRSTEAELSQARENLLRTTLYAPISGTVTRLEVEAGERVVGTAQMTGTEMLRIANLDNMEVKVEVNESDIVRVGMGDSVEVEVDAYLERKFLGLVTEIANSANDKLASTEQVTTFDVRIRLVRESYQDLMEGKGEYFSPFRPGMSATVEIKTQKVENVVAVPIQSVTLRPDSLKPGELLSTVDRDEMNECIFVSRNGKVERIFVKTGVQDENYIQLLDADSLEGEVVKGPYSAVSRKLLNDKAVEVKPESHFSGEKQ
- a CDS encoding TolC family protein; translation: MKNLFILILILGVSGIAKAQESWSLEQCINTALERNLNVRNSNLQVDLAETNHLNNKGAFLPSVNLFLNTNLNFGRTIDPFTNTFATDEVRSDAYGVNGRWELFNGLQNVNRYKRGQFDLMAAQYDADKTANDISLQVTYAYLDVLFNEELFKVAQEQVAVTRKQTERTSKLVDAGSLPMGNLMDMQAQLANEELNEVNAQNNMELSYLKLLILMRIDSVTSFAIDKPELNIEDVTSLDATPAFVYNKAVQSLPEVKSAEMRYESSVKALSMERGKMSPSLVLQGSVGSGYSGKNVDPNSAYLTGVETIGVTETGEDVLRPSYDYAAIKPFGDQVNDNFNQSIGFTFTLPILNGLSTHTSISRAKVNREIRQNELDQVKYQINETVKKAYFDAQAALKKYQSNEKAVAANRESYKYAEKRYELGMMNAVEFNQSKNNLIRAESNLLQAKYDYVFKSKILDFYMGKPLTLK